The Hymenobacter sp. GOD-10R genome includes a window with the following:
- a CDS encoding M12 family metallopeptidase — protein MKEKNDQEKQLREALLKIGEVLSSITGKDGAPVASPKGERSADGVLPPEQLGCSIKSVPPRLAKLAADTALRVNPVNGPVLGRLADLKAPTDFQPQFLTVLVSKYWGPSPRRLTVSFMEPTPADLRARIVSHMNAWTRTTCISFAETTGVGIVRISRGAGGYWSYLGTDITLIPKNRPTMNLQGFSMNTSEAEFRRVVRHETGHTLGFPHEHMRQELVSRIDPLKAYAYFLKTQGWDKATVDAQVLTSLSIQSIMGTPADQTSIMCYQLPASITKDGQPIVGGVDINSTDYTFAGKIYPKPLFGLTSELAPADQLLASVDATDWDETEDVPVTERDATLEATLILPHASNHRHPELTGAALANHA, from the coding sequence ATGAAAGAGAAGAACGACCAAGAAAAGCAGTTACGTGAGGCCCTCCTGAAAATCGGGGAAGTACTAAGCAGCATTACCGGCAAGGATGGCGCGCCGGTAGCAAGCCCGAAGGGGGAGCGCAGCGCAGATGGCGTTCTGCCGCCGGAGCAGCTAGGGTGTAGTATCAAATCGGTGCCACCGCGGCTGGCAAAGCTAGCCGCCGATACGGCCCTGCGCGTAAATCCCGTCAATGGACCCGTGCTCGGGCGACTGGCGGACTTGAAAGCGCCGACCGACTTTCAACCGCAGTTCCTGACGGTGTTGGTAAGTAAGTATTGGGGTCCCTCCCCACGCCGGCTTACCGTTAGCTTCATGGAGCCTACGCCCGCCGACCTTCGGGCGCGTATTGTGAGCCACATGAACGCCTGGACCAGAACAACGTGCATCTCTTTTGCGGAGACGACTGGGGTCGGCATCGTGCGGATTTCGCGCGGGGCAGGAGGCTACTGGTCGTACCTAGGCACCGACATTACCCTAATTCCGAAAAATCGGCCCACCATGAACCTGCAGGGCTTTAGCATGAATACGTCGGAGGCAGAGTTTAGGCGGGTAGTGCGCCACGAGACGGGGCATACCCTTGGGTTCCCGCACGAGCACATGCGCCAGGAGCTGGTCAGCCGCATCGACCCGCTGAAAGCCTACGCCTACTTTCTGAAAACGCAGGGCTGGGACAAAGCTACCGTGGATGCTCAGGTGCTGACGTCGCTCAGCATCCAGTCCATTATGGGTACGCCTGCCGACCAAACGTCTATTATGTGTTATCAGCTGCCGGCTTCTATTACCAAGGATGGGCAGCCGATTGTGGGAGGGGTTGATATTAATAGCACTGATTACACCTTCGCCGGTAAGATCTATCCCAAGCCTTTGTTCGGCCTGACGTCAGAGCTAGCACCTGCCGACCAGCTCCTCGCGTCCGTAGATGCAACAGATTGGGACGAAACAGAAGATGTGCCAGTCACCGAACGCGACGCTACCCTT
- a CDS encoding DUF3817 domain-containing protein → MFGSPISRLRLLGLFEGMSLLLLIGVAVPLKYFYGNPAFVRMLGPVHGLLFLLFVLNTLRVGVEYHWRFATTTWKVLLACVVPFGTFYVDYKILAPMQRKEQEPL, encoded by the coding sequence ATGTTTGGTTCTCCTATTAGTCGCCTCCGCTTGCTAGGTCTTTTTGAGGGCATGTCCCTGCTACTGCTGATTGGCGTGGCCGTTCCTCTGAAATATTTCTACGGCAACCCGGCATTCGTTCGGATGCTGGGACCCGTGCACGGCTTGTTGTTTCTGCTCTTTGTGCTGAACACGCTGCGCGTGGGCGTCGAGTATCACTGGCGCTTTGCCACAACTACCTGGAAAGTGCTGCTGGCTTGCGTCGTTCCGTTCGGCACCTTCTACGTCGATTACAAGATTCTAGCACCCATGCAGCGAAAAGAGCAAGAACCTCTTTAA
- the holA gene encoding DNA polymerase III subunit delta → MNLSADDIMQQLRQRQFAPIYFLQGEEPYYIDLITNTLEQSVLPEHERGFNQVVLYGKDTDVATILGQARRFPMMSERSVVIVKEAQGVADLESEKAWPFLEAYLKNPLASTVLVFGYKNKTLDSRKKLGKLLAEKAVVLTSKKIYDNQVPAWLTSYVRSRQQQITGQAVAMLAEYIGPDLGRLTNEVDKLLLNLKPGQPIDEDLVQRLVGISKEYNIFELQRALVQRDVLKANRILLYFEANPKANPLIPNLTLLFGFFTKLLVLHQHANPSDADYKKLGIMNSFAQKDYQLAQRNYSAERTRDIIHLIRRADLQSKGIESGSMTEGEILRELVFLILHPVPLSAVA, encoded by the coding sequence TTGAATCTCTCCGCCGACGACATTATGCAGCAGCTGCGCCAGCGGCAGTTTGCGCCCATTTACTTCCTGCAAGGGGAGGAGCCCTACTACATTGATTTGATTACCAATACCCTTGAACAAAGCGTGCTGCCCGAGCACGAGCGGGGCTTCAACCAAGTGGTGCTGTATGGTAAGGATACCGACGTGGCAACCATCCTCGGGCAGGCGCGCCGCTTCCCGATGATGTCGGAGCGCTCCGTCGTGATTGTGAAAGAAGCGCAGGGCGTGGCTGACTTGGAGAGCGAGAAGGCATGGCCTTTTTTGGAGGCTTACTTGAAGAACCCGCTGGCGAGCACTGTGCTCGTATTCGGCTACAAAAACAAAACGCTCGATTCGCGCAAAAAGCTAGGTAAGCTGCTGGCCGAGAAGGCCGTGGTGCTCACTAGCAAGAAGATCTACGACAACCAGGTGCCCGCCTGGCTTACCAGCTACGTGCGCAGCCGGCAGCAGCAGATTACGGGGCAGGCCGTAGCGATGCTAGCAGAGTACATCGGCCCCGACCTAGGTCGGCTTACGAATGAAGTGGATAAGCTGCTGCTCAACCTCAAGCCCGGTCAGCCTATCGACGAGGACCTGGTGCAGCGTTTAGTAGGCATTAGTAAGGAATACAACATCTTCGAGCTACAGCGTGCCCTAGTGCAGCGCGACGTGCTGAAGGCCAACCGCATCCTGCTCTACTTTGAAGCTAACCCCAAGGCCAACCCGCTCATTCCGAACCTGACGTTGCTTTTTGGCTTTTTTACGAAGCTGCTGGTGCTGCATCAGCACGCCAACCCCTCCGATGCCGACTACAAGAAGCTAGGTATCATGAACAGCTTCGCCCAAAAGGATTACCAGTTGGCCCAGCGCAATTACAGCGCCGAGCGCACCCGTGACATTATCCACCTCATTCGCCGCGCCGACTTGCAGAGCAAAGGCATCGAGAGCGGCTCCATGACGGAAGGCGAGATTCTGCGCGAGCTGGTGTTTCTGATTCTGCATCCGGTACCGCTAAGCGCGGTGGCATGA
- the tyrS gene encoding tyrosine--tRNA ligase — MNLLDELRWRGMFHDMMPGTAEHLEANKPITGYIGFDPTAPSLHIGNLATIMLLVHLQRAGHRPMALVGGATGMIGDPSGKSAERNLLDEATLRANQDGIRRQLERFIEFNDSPTGALIVNNYDWFKDFGFLQFLRDVGKHLTVNYMMAKDSVKRRISGNEDTGSDGLSYTEFTYQLLQGYDFFHLYQNLGCTLQMGASDQWGNITTGTELIRRLTNGEGKAYALTGQLITKADGTKYGKSETGTVWLDPTMTSPYQFYQFFLNSSDADVPRLIRVFTLLSQEEIEALETEHAQAPHLRTLQKALAKDVTTRVHSAEAFEAALAASQVLFGGGDLASLDEATLLDVFAGVPRIEVPRAQLDNLSAINLLSDNTQSVIFPSKGEARKNIQNGGVSLNRQKVTVEQLATDVPLLLDKYLVAQRGKKNYYLIKVV; from the coding sequence TTGAATTTACTCGACGAACTCCGCTGGCGCGGAATGTTTCATGATATGATGCCCGGCACAGCCGAGCACCTAGAAGCCAACAAGCCTATTACGGGCTACATCGGTTTCGACCCCACGGCGCCTTCCCTGCACATTGGCAACCTAGCCACCATTATGCTGCTGGTGCACCTGCAGCGCGCCGGACACCGCCCGATGGCCCTGGTAGGCGGCGCTACGGGCATGATTGGTGACCCCTCCGGCAAATCGGCTGAACGCAACCTGCTCGACGAGGCAACGCTGCGCGCCAACCAAGACGGTATTCGCCGGCAGCTAGAGCGCTTCATTGAGTTCAACGACTCACCCACCGGGGCACTCATCGTGAACAACTACGACTGGTTCAAGGACTTTGGCTTCCTGCAATTTCTGCGCGACGTAGGCAAGCACCTCACCGTGAACTACATGATGGCAAAGGACTCGGTGAAGCGCCGCATCAGCGGCAACGAAGACACCGGTTCCGACGGCCTGAGCTACACCGAGTTCACCTACCAGCTGCTGCAAGGCTACGACTTCTTCCATCTCTACCAGAACCTAGGGTGCACCCTACAAATGGGTGCTTCCGACCAGTGGGGCAACATCACCACCGGCACCGAGCTGATCCGCCGCCTCACCAACGGCGAAGGCAAAGCCTACGCTCTCACCGGCCAGCTCATCACGAAGGCCGATGGTACCAAGTACGGCAAGAGCGAAACCGGCACCGTGTGGCTCGACCCCACCATGACCTCGCCATACCAGTTCTACCAGTTCTTCCTAAACAGCTCCGATGCCGACGTGCCTCGCCTTATTCGGGTGTTTACGCTGCTCAGTCAGGAAGAGATAGAAGCCTTGGAAACCGAGCACGCACAGGCGCCTCACCTGCGCACCTTGCAGAAAGCCCTGGCAAAAGACGTAACGACTCGCGTCCACTCGGCCGAAGCCTTCGAGGCCGCGCTGGCAGCTTCGCAGGTGCTCTTCGGGGGCGGCGACCTAGCTAGCCTCGACGAAGCAACACTGCTCGACGTATTTGCTGGCGTGCCCCGCATCGAGGTGCCCCGCGCCCAGCTTGACAACCTGAGTGCTATCAATCTGCTCAGCGACAATACGCAGAGCGTCATCTTCCCATCAAAAGGCGAAGCGCGCAAAAATATCCAGAACGGTGGGGTCAGCCTGAACCGGCAGAAGGTAACAGTAGAGCAGCTAGCTACCGATGTGCCACTGCTACTGGATAAGTACTTGGTAGCCCAGCGCGGCAAAAAGAACTACTACCTGATCAAGGTCGTGTAA
- a CDS encoding pyridoxal phosphate-dependent aminotransferase family protein produces MDLFDKIASNRGPLGSHSHYAHGYFTFPKLEGEIKPRMIFRGKEVLTWSLNNYLGLANHPEVRKADVDGAAQYGMALPMGARIMSGNSNLHEQLESELADFVKKPECMLLNFGYQGVVSIIDAIVNRHDVIVYDAESHACIIDGVRLHAGKRFVYPHNDMEKLETQLQRATRMTNETGGGILVITEGVFGMSGNMGNLKEVVALKEKYQFRLFVDDAHGFGTMGATGAGTGEEQGVQDGIDLYFSTFAKSMASIGAFVAGPESVIEYLRYNMRSQIFAKSLPMPLVVGALKRLELLRTQPELKENLWTVVRALQSGLREKGFNIGTTESPVTPVFLNGEISDATQITFDLRENHGIFCSIVVYPVVPKGVIMLRLIPTAMHTLEDVRETITAFEAIAAKLDKGLYSKNTVSA; encoded by the coding sequence GTGGATCTTTTTGACAAGATTGCCTCCAACCGCGGCCCGCTGGGCAGCCACTCGCACTACGCGCACGGCTATTTCACATTTCCTAAGCTGGAAGGTGAGATTAAGCCCCGCATGATTTTCCGCGGTAAAGAGGTTCTCACCTGGAGCCTGAATAATTACCTAGGTCTGGCTAACCACCCGGAGGTGCGCAAGGCCGACGTGGACGGTGCGGCTCAATATGGCATGGCGCTGCCCATGGGCGCGCGCATCATGAGCGGCAACTCTAACTTGCACGAGCAATTGGAAAGCGAGCTGGCCGATTTCGTGAAGAAGCCAGAGTGCATGCTGCTCAACTTTGGCTACCAAGGAGTAGTATCTATTATTGATGCCATCGTGAACCGCCACGACGTGATTGTGTACGACGCGGAGTCGCACGCTTGCATCATCGACGGGGTGCGCCTGCACGCGGGCAAACGTTTTGTGTACCCGCACAACGATATGGAGAAGCTCGAGACGCAACTCCAGCGCGCTACCCGCATGACCAACGAAACGGGCGGCGGTATCTTGGTTATCACCGAGGGCGTGTTTGGCATGTCGGGCAACATGGGCAATCTCAAGGAGGTTGTGGCCCTGAAGGAGAAATATCAGTTCCGTTTGTTCGTGGATGATGCCCACGGATTCGGCACTATGGGCGCTACGGGCGCCGGAACGGGCGAAGAACAAGGCGTGCAGGACGGCATTGACCTCTATTTTTCGACGTTTGCGAAGTCGATGGCGAGCATCGGTGCCTTCGTGGCTGGCCCCGAAAGCGTAATTGAATATTTGCGTTACAATATGCGGAGCCAGATTTTCGCCAAATCGTTGCCCATGCCATTAGTAGTGGGCGCGCTAAAGCGGTTGGAATTGCTGCGCACCCAGCCAGAGCTAAAGGAAAACCTCTGGACCGTTGTACGGGCTCTACAGAGCGGTTTGCGCGAGAAAGGCTTTAACATTGGCACCACCGAGTCGCCGGTCACGCCTGTGTTCCTGAACGGTGAAATCTCGGATGCAACCCAAATTACCTTCGATTTGCGTGAAAATCACGGTATTTTCTGCTCTATCGTGGTATATCCGGTGGTTCCGAAGGGAGTTATCATGCTGCGTCTGATCCCGACGGCCATGCATACACTAGAAGATGTGCGGGAGACAATCACGGCTTTTGAAGCAATTGCCGCTAAACTTGACAAAGGTTTGTATTCCAAAAACACAGTAAGCGCTTAG
- the accC gene encoding acetyl-CoA carboxylase biotin carboxylase subunit, with protein sequence MKKIKKLLVSNRGEIALRVLRSAREMGLQTVAIYSEADRQALHVRYADEAVCVGPPASAESYLRGDKIIEVCRQLGVDAIHPGYGFLSENAQFARQVQEAGLVFVGPSPEAMELMGSKLAAKQAVAKYGIPMVPGTEEAISDVEEAKKVAREVGFPILIKASAGGGGKGMRIVNAEAEFEEQMQLAVSEATSAFGDGAVFIEKYIGSPRHIEIQVLGDEHGTILHLFERECSIQRRHQKVIEEAPSSVLTPELRAAMGQCAVDVARACNYTGAGTVEFLLDENHNFYFLEMNTRLQVEHPVTEQITGLDLVKEQIKVAQGQPLSFGQDDLKIQGHALELRVYAEDPANNFLPDIGTLTTYVRPQGPGVRVDDGFEQGMDIPIYYDPMIAKLVTFGQDRTEAIDRMLRAIDEYQITGIQTTLPFGRFVLQHPAFVSGQFDTNFIRDHFTPADLAPTPNEETLKLAAVFTAMLLETKKPQVPAGSEVVSTPSAWRRNRLGTR encoded by the coding sequence ATGAAAAAAATAAAAAAGCTACTGGTTTCCAATCGTGGTGAAATCGCGCTCCGCGTACTTCGCTCCGCCCGCGAGATGGGCCTGCAAACGGTAGCCATATATAGTGAAGCCGACCGCCAGGCCCTGCACGTACGCTACGCCGACGAGGCCGTGTGCGTGGGCCCGCCCGCCTCCGCCGAAAGCTACCTGCGTGGCGACAAGATCATTGAGGTATGCCGTCAGCTCGGCGTCGATGCCATTCACCCCGGCTACGGCTTTTTGTCGGAGAACGCCCAGTTTGCCCGCCAGGTGCAGGAAGCAGGCCTCGTTTTCGTCGGTCCTTCACCGGAGGCCATGGAGCTAATGGGCTCGAAGCTAGCAGCCAAGCAGGCGGTGGCGAAGTATGGTATTCCGATGGTACCGGGCACCGAAGAGGCCATTTCCGATGTGGAGGAAGCCAAGAAAGTAGCCCGTGAAGTAGGCTTTCCGATTCTGATAAAAGCTTCGGCCGGCGGCGGCGGCAAAGGCATGCGCATTGTGAACGCCGAAGCCGAGTTTGAGGAACAGATGCAGCTAGCTGTGTCGGAGGCTACTAGTGCTTTTGGCGACGGTGCCGTCTTTATTGAGAAGTACATCGGCTCGCCGCGCCACATCGAGATTCAGGTGCTCGGCGATGAACACGGCACGATCCTGCACTTGTTTGAGCGCGAGTGCTCCATCCAGCGCCGTCACCAAAAGGTTATTGAAGAAGCGCCCTCATCAGTGCTCACGCCAGAACTGCGCGCCGCGATGGGTCAGTGCGCCGTCGACGTGGCCCGCGCCTGCAACTACACGGGCGCCGGCACGGTGGAGTTCCTGCTGGATGAAAACCACAACTTCTATTTCCTGGAGATGAATACCCGCCTCCAGGTAGAGCACCCCGTGACGGAGCAGATAACGGGCCTCGACCTAGTGAAAGAGCAGATCAAAGTAGCTCAGGGGCAGCCTCTAAGCTTTGGTCAAGATGATTTGAAAATTCAAGGCCATGCCTTGGAGCTGCGCGTGTACGCGGAGGACCCCGCCAACAACTTCCTCCCCGACATTGGAACACTCACCACGTACGTGCGCCCGCAAGGCCCCGGCGTACGCGTGGATGATGGCTTCGAACAGGGCATGGACATTCCGATCTACTACGACCCGATGATTGCTAAGCTCGTCACCTTCGGGCAGGACCGCACCGAGGCGATTGACCGTATGCTTCGCGCTATCGACGAGTACCAGATAACGGGCATCCAGACGACGCTGCCTTTTGGTCGGTTCGTGCTCCAACACCCGGCTTTTGTGAGCGGCCAGTTCGACACAAACTTTATCCGCGACCATTTCACCCCTGCCGACCTAGCTCCAACGCCCAACGAAGAAACGCTCAAGCTCGCGGCGGTATTCACGGCGATGCTGCTGGAAACCAAAAAGCCCCAAGTGCCCGCCGGCAGTGAAGTAGTGAGCACGCCATCTGCGTGGCGTCGCAACCGGCTTGGCACGCGTTAA